The Salvelinus alpinus chromosome 22, SLU_Salpinus.1, whole genome shotgun sequence DNA window ttgtagcgatgagacaagatagtaattactagcgattggataccacgaaaattggggagaaaatgggataaaaaataataattcaaaaaaatgcaaattatttaattacatgacataagtatttaatcacctaccaaccagtaagaattccggctctcacagacctgttatttttctttaagaagccctcttgttctccactcgttacctgtataaaagacccctgtccacacactcaatcaaacagactccaacctctccacaatggccaagaccagagagccgTGTAAAGACATCAggaataaaattgtagacctgcacaaggctgggatgggctacaggacaataggcaagcagcttggtgagaaggcaacaactgttggggcaattattagaaaatggaagaagttcaagatgacggtcaatcaccctcggtctggggctccatgcaagatctcacctcgtggggcatcaatgatcatgaggaaggtgagggatcagcccagaactacacggcaggacctggtcaatgacctgaagagagctgggaccacagtctcaaagaaaaccattagtaacacactacgccgtcatggattaaaatcctgcagcgcacgcaaggtccccctgctcaagccagcgcatgtccaggcccgtctgaagtttgccaatgaccatctggatgattcagaggaggaatgggagaaggtcatgtggtctgatgagacaaaaatacagctttttggtctaaactccactcgccgtgtttggaggaagaagaaggatgagtacaaccccaagaacaccatcccaaccgtgaagcatggaggtggaaacatcattctttggggatgcttttctgcaaggggacaggacgactgcaccgtattgaggggaggatggatggggccatgtatcgcgagatcttggccaacaacctccctccctcagtaagagcattgaagatgggtcgtggctgggtcttccagcatgacaacgacccgaaacacacagccagggcaactaacgagtgtctccgtaagaagcatctcaaggtcctggagtggcctagccagtctccagacctgaacccaatagaaaatatttggagggagctgaaattccgtattgcccagcgacagccccgaaacctgaaagatctggagaaggtctgtatggagtgggccaaaatccctgctgcagtgtgtgcaaacctggtcaagaactacaggaaacgtatgatctctgtaattgcaaacaaaggtttctgtaacaaatattaagttctgcatttctgatgtatcaaatacttatgtcatgcaataaaatgcaaattaattacttaaaaatcatacaatgtgattttctggatttttgttttagattccgtctctcacagttgaagtgtacctatgataaaaatgacagacctctacatgctttgtaagtaggaaaacctgcaaaaatcggcagtgtatcaaatacttgttctaccCACTGTATGCTTGTGTCACCCCACCCAAAGTGGGTGAAATGTCACTAAAACTTTTTTATAATAAACTTCAGCATCTAAATAGCATACAGGACTGGTATTCTATTCTTTTGTTTTCAATGACATCGATTTGGAATTTGAGACAAAGAGGGAGTGTTCTTACATACAGAAACATAATAAATCAATATAATCGTATGCTTTATCAATCACCCTTTTTAGTTGAAATAAAATCCACAACCTGTTGTTTCAAGTCAGTACAACGTTTTATGGTAAGAAAGGATCTATGGAGGGATGGCTGGAGGGAGAGATACTCACTCAATGTCTTTGCGGACAGACCCCAGCAAATCTTCTCTCTCCCGGATGGCAAGGAAGTTGGCTTTGGTTTTGTGGAATTCATGAGTGTAGTCCTTGGGTACAGCAACAAAAAACAGGAGTTAAGGGGATGCAAAACTATTAACCCCATGGGAGTCAAGTGAAAATGTAAATGATGCATGCAGATCTCAAGTTAAGACTAAGAGATGAGACAAGGGGAGAGAAacaaagaaagagggaggaagagaaaaagGTAGAAATAGTAAGAGACAGGCACAGACTTGCaagatgtctctgtgtctctggagCGTGTGCATCAGGGCTGCGTTAAGGGACGTCACCCCCGGGGTGCTGGTGTACTCAGCCATCTTGTCATTCACACCTGTGAGCTGAGAGACACAGCACCATCAGTTCACACAATGCAAGATTCAACCATGTTGACATGCCTATGATAGTGAAGCTGAATACAATTATTTGCTGTTTAGTCTTACTTTGGCCAGCAGCTGTTCAATCTCCACAGACATGGTCTCAAACATTCTGTCCTGCGTCGAGTTGTTGAGGAGGGGAGCAGTATCTGAGTTGCTATAGCACGGATAGGAAGACAAGGAGGCCATTAGGACTCTCAACATGTGGGCTTGGTGGAGGTACTGTATCACCATATTTGTAACACCTATCAGTCCAATCAGATCCATGAACACCAAGAAAAAGCACGTTTAaaagagaatctccattgaaagtgctttATAGTCCAGAAGAAGGCTTAATCTCTGTTTGGGAAACTGGCCCCGAAGGTGTAGAAGGCTAGGAGCTAGAGGAAGGGACTAGAAACCTGAATGGGACTGGGCACTCGTCTGACCTGTAATTTAGGCCCTAGagcagtggttcttaacctgggttcgatcgaaccccagGGGTTCGGTGAGTCAGTCTCAGGGGTTCGGCGGAGGTCAAGACACACATCCGACTCATAGGATTCGTGATGACACGTCCCGCTTGGCCATCATTGGCTGCAGGTGATCACGCTACATCGCTTGGCCTATCTGTGCTGCAGGGAATTTGGTGCGCTCAGTAGTCGACTTGTGACTGTCGTGATGGTACGTCTTGTGATTTCTTTCTTAATATTTTAATCCCTTCATACTTACTATgtcgagcaaaaaaagaaagtggtcggacgaatatgtacaatatggattcacatgtataacggaacgtgatgggagtcagcgtcctaactgcatgatttgcaatgccaagttgagcaattctagtctagcaccggcaaaactaagagaacacttccttaagctgcatggagatggaaaatacaagaacacaacgctcgctgaattcaaggtgaagagagccagattcgatgaaaaggctactctgcctgttctcggctttgtacccatcaacaaaccgatcctcacagcatcgtacgaagttgcttacctgatcgcaaagcagggcaaaccacacaccattggtgaaacactcataaaaccagctgtgttgaagatggcgaatatcatgctgggaaaagaggctgaagttaagttatcccaaattcctctttcaaatgacaccatcaGCGACAGAATAGAAGACATGAGCAAAGACATCTTGGCTCAAGTAGTTGCAGATTTGATTTCAAGCCCTGCAAAATTCAGCCTTCAACTCGACGAGACCACAGACGTTTCCAATCTAAGCCAGCTTGCTGTATTCGTGCGCTATGTGAAAGACGACGTGATAaaggaacattttttattttgtaagcctcttacaacaacaactaaggcagccgatgtgaagaaacttgtggatgacttcttcaaagacaacaatctatctttcgtgggatatggtttctgcagtttgttcggacggagctccagtcatgctgggaagaaagtctggttttggtgcgctagtgaaagccgatgcaccaccacatcattgttacgcattgtattctgcacaggcatgcgttggcaacaaaaaccttgcctccaaaactggcagaagtattaaaaattgtagtggaatgcgtgaactatgtgcgaactagtgctctgaggcaccgcatcttcagtgagctgtgtaaagaaatgggctctgaattcgaggtacttctgtaccattctaacgttcggtggttatcccggggacaggtgctgaatcgtgtttttgccgtgcgtgtggaattagccctgtttttgcaagaccaccaacattgtcatgcagattgcttcaaaatttctgagttcattctcattttagcgtacatggctgatatcttcgcagctctcaatcatctcaatcaaaagatgcagggcggtggagtcaacatcatcgaagcggaggaaaacctgaaggcttttcaaaaaaagctaccgttatggaaacgacgaacagagaacgataacttcgcaaactttcccctgctggacgactgtgtaagtaagatcgaagatgtatctggaatcggagacatttctgtacacgcggaactgaagcaagcaattgccacgcacttagatgagcttgcaaagtctctcgacggatacttccctacaagagagtcatatccagcatgggtgagacagccgttcacgtttagtgttgagacaacagatgtcaatgatgaatacctatatgaaatcattgaaattcagcagagccaggttcaacagcaactcttcagaacaacaacgctttcaacgttttggtgtcaacaaatggtaacgtaccctgttattgctaagaaagctctggagattttcataccgtttgttacagcatatctttgcgagcaatccttttcgaggatgctggacataaaaatgaagaaaaggaacagactttgttgcgaaaatgacatgagagtggcacttgccaaggtgaagccgcgcatttctgaactggtctctgaaaggcaacagcagacgtcacactgatttgcagtaaatattcattattatgtttttgtttttgtgtgaaaatcatgttttgatgattttgttctttgaacacacggtgttgatgttgatgcacggttcattttgtgcaccagtaaaatatatacctatgttttgaatttgaaaaaaatcatattatttttccaattaagaagggttcggtgaatgcgcatatgaaactggtggggttcagtacctccaacaaggttaagaaccactgccctagaggaaggggttagTGACCTAAATGGAACTGGTTTTAGTCTTACCTGTCTCCTCGACGTCCATCTCTGGAGCTGCTGTAGCTTGTACACAGTTTACTTAAGGACACAAGCTTCAGGTCCAACTCATTCTCCAGCTGCCTGGCCTGCTTTCGCAAATCTGGAATGTGCAACACACATAGCACACACACCGTTTGGAATTGAGAAACAGGGTTGGCATCAGTAATCTAAGCCTACAGAAAGACTAATCCACATAGCTAATGAGTCATATTAATAATATGTTGTCTTGCTGTCTTTTTCATATAAACGTTAGTTAAATATCCAACTTTTTCTGAACATAAGTACCTTATTCAATTAGTCATCTATACAATAGTGGTAGGTAGTAAACGTCAGCTAAGTGGAGACAAAAAAAACAATCAGGCAGCACTTCTCTAATCATCCTTCTGCTGTTGACAAAATAACTTGGCTGGCTAACCAACTAACGTTAGCACACAAACATAATTTGGCTAACGTTGGCTGCACATATAACTAAATAACTAGCTAGGTGAAATTGAAATCACAATTTAGCTAGCAACATTTTTAtttcgttagctagctaactatacaaCGAATCTAAAATAGCTAGCTACAAGATATTTGAAGGTAACTCGCTAGGCTAACCAACATTAGCTAGCTGACGTTACATCCGTAAACGCTTCACTTGCTAGCAAAGCTTGTTTTGCTAGCTAGCTGAGCTCGTGGACAGGCCACCCAACCCAACGGCGTGTCGATTTGCTCCAAATTTGACAACACTTTTGGCATGTAAACCCCGTTCAAATTTACCAAACATCGTTGCAAATGTATCAAATAGTTGTCCGATCGCACCCTAGTTGTGCCAGTTTGCCACCTCACCTTCCCAGTAGTTGCTGCTTCCTCCTGCCATTTTTGTTGTCCAACGTCATCAGCTGACGCACGGCCCACCTACAAGACATGGAACTTGAAAACCCCTACCACACTACAAATGCGCCTCCCGGTGCGGTTAACTAGTCATGTGCGGCATCCATTGACAAACTGGTCAGCATCTTGGGAACAAAAAAAACGGTGTATATATTGCCTCGTAGACAGTAATTGATAGCGGAATGATTGTGTGAGAAAGACAGCTACAGACCACACCTGCCAGTAGAAGATAATATGTTGCCTTTAATGCCTTCTTTTCAGATAAACTGTGTCCACAGAAGCAATGAGGAATGCTGTGAAACTGGTCAAATTCTCTCAACATTCCGCTTCCCCTCCCCAtaaaaataaaatggcaaatGCTAGTAGTCTGCACACAAACTGCATTTTGACATCGCAAAATCCAGCCTATTAAATTGACTAAACTAAATCTGCAGTAACACATTTTTCACCTCACAGCAGCCACCATGCAAGTTGTCTTCATACAAAACATAAATTCATTGGTTGTCCCCTAGTGGCAATGGTGGGTCAATAGAAAATGCTACAATTGAGATTCTGCTTTAACATTTTGCTGCTGAATGACAGATACAGTATAATCTGGCTGAGAAAAGATGAGAGCAGTGTCATAGCAACGAATTAGGACATAATTTATTTTCTTTCCATATTGTTTAATTCATCAATGTCTTGAATGTTCATGTTAGCATGTCTGTCATATCACCACATACAACGTAACAGGTTGGTTTGTTATGAAATGTGTGTGTTATTCAGGGTTAACATGAATTGCATTTATTTTTCTCATTCAAATACACTTGGCAATAGTTCATTATCTACAATCAACTCAGTTTCAtataaaaagaaacaaaaataaccATTTACATCAAAACCCCAACATCCATTCAGAAAacactctccatccctctcacacacacaatgtaaaACAAATAGAAAAATAACTTACTTTCTCCCCCTAAGATTACCTGGCTTTGCTACAATATTGATTATGTGCAACTGAGATGATAGTTAGGAGTCAGACACCCCTGTAGATTAGTGGTCCTTCACCCTGGTCCTGGAAAACTACATAGCGTACagggttttgttccagcccagcactaacatacCCGATTCGACTAACCAGCTACTCAAAAAGACCTTGATGAGAGTAGAATTGGgagggttagtgttgggctggaacaaaagtctGCACACCTTATACTCCTCATGAccagggttggtgaccactgttgtaGAGGAAGATGCCCTCCTCTCTAAACACTCTCCCACAACTGCTGGATGGTTCTAGAGCAGACGTTCTTGCACCTTTTCAGTAATGTAGGGTTGACATCTAGCACAAGGACTTGATAGAATTATAATTTATCAGATGTACAAATAAATCATGAATGCATGAAAAAAAATACAAGTAAATTACAACAAAATATACTATATGTTGCGGCTGATTATTAAAGCATGGGTAAGTAATTTGCCATCTTAAGGGTCATTTTGAGATATGAAACGTGTGTAGAAAGAAAAAGCATAGATTCTCTTTCaaatggaaaaacattaagaaaacCATCCAGTTGTGATTTACAGTATTTGCATCTATTTCAAAGTGCATTCCCTGAACAATTAAATGGGGAATCTTGTATTTGTATTTAACATACAGTGCTTGTAGTAAAATGCAGAGGGCCTTGTGCTGTATGTTCAAGAGGACACATGAATAATCAGAGGGCAATAGAAGTGAAAACACATGCAGCCTGTGAACCCGGCCCATTGTAAGTCTTCTGCTCTGAAAGAGAGCATCTCTTAAAATACTCCAGACCCCTGGATGAATCCTGGATGACTAATGTCTTCCATATCACCTGAGTATATGATGGATCACAGATTATAATCTGTACTAGACCATAATCTGGACAAGATTCTAGTATATCTAATACCCACACCACCACGCTTCTGTACTGTAGCCCTAAAAGAGAGTGGCATGTCTAACTCTACATCAGCCAAGGCACTGTGTTTGATGCTCCCTCTGAAAGACTGGCTAACTGGACTGTGACAACACTGACAAAAACCTTGAGAAACAGACATTTCTTTAATCATTTCAAATGACTGCAATTGGTATATTCATTGGTACTAGTTAAGCAAGTATCAAATAAATAAATGGACAGGTTGATGAGTGGCTAACTGCAAAAGTGTGCATGAAGAAAAAAAAGGTTGCCCAGCTCCACTAGGCCTTTAGTGTGCATCTGTAAACAGAGCAAAGCAGGTGTTAATTTGGACAATTCAGCTTGGACACCAGCCATAGAGGATCATTGTGGTCTCTGAAACAGCTCTCTCTGGTGGGCGGGAGGAGGACAGGCAAATGGGACCTGGAGAATCTTATAGGGACGGACAAGAACAAGCCCTCCCTGCTCCACCTCGTCCTCTCCAGTAGAGCAGAACCACAGAGCACAACAACTGCCAACTCAACAGTCACAGGGAGGGGCAGTAGTAGTAgagcaattccacagtaacagggtgagattcagatttttcacttgaaaatgtatttcaaacaaaaactatacaactctatgcactCTAACTCTACTACAATTTCCACAGAACATAattaaaaattattattttttaaacagaaTAACGGCCccaacagcacaaactgtcattctgttactaaactttgtatctgcactgttcttcaagtaaatgtgttacTGTAAAATGTTCTATGGAAATGGTTAAAAGTAGTCCCTGTGCATCGAGTTTTACGGTGTGTTCAACtctgcaatcattggtttttgttttatcggagtctcagcatcactctgttaaTGTGGAATTGCCCAGTACCAACAGGGTCATATTCATTtgggcacactgtagcaaaacgttttcGAACAACATAAAGCAAAAACGAGCGTTTCTTATtgtcccttccctgtttccaTCCATTTGGTggctaatgaatatgacccaggttggccatgtatgtatgtctatagtATATATGTATGTGGGATCTCAGAGTTTGTTGGCGTTCGCGTAGAGCGTGTCCTCATCGCTTTCGCTCTCATCCTGGAACTCGTTTGATAGCAGGGACTTCTTGGAGCCCATGGAGGTAAGGCGAATCTCGTCCTCGTAATCGTCACGGTGCTGCCGCAGCCGGTGGAAACCATCCTTCTGCTGGTTGGATTTAGCAGAGCACACACACCAGATGATACAGGCTGTCACCACCAGGGCCGTCATGGAGGCCGctgcagggaaggagagaggagagacaagcaTATATACACATGAGGCAAGCATATATACACATGAGGCAGAGGCACAAAACAAACGTATGTCCTAAAAACCTACAGAATTTAACTTATTCACCTTGTTTTACTCCCTACAATAGTCCCCGGGCCGACTACGTGAAAAAtcggtcgatgtgcccttgagtaagacacttaaccctaattgctctggataagagcgtctgctaaattattatatatatatttttatttttatttattttttattgaacctttatttaactaggcaagtcagttaagaacaaattcttatttacaatgacggcctaggaacagtgggttaactgccttgttcaggggcagaacagatttgtaccttgtcagctcgggaattcgatctagcaacccttcgattactggcccaacactctaaccactaggctacctgccgcaccaatgactaaaatgtttaaaaaataataattatctgCAATCATCTGGCAACATTATACAACAGGTAACATCTCCACAAAAACCAGTTCTCCTCATGCTTACCTGCAGTAGCCACAACAAACTCCCGGGGAAGACCAAAAATGCGGTTGTCCATGTCAAACTCTATGATGATGGAGCTGGCGGCTTCATATGACGACACAACCACCTCCTGCCGTTGTTGCTGGTAGCCATCAGCCACAGCCTCTATGTTGTGGATTCCTGGTGCCAGAAGAGCATGGAAGTAGCCTCCCTCTGCAGTGAACACCCTCACACCCCCGTTCAACACTATCATGGCCCCCACGATGGGCTTCCCACTCTTATCCTTTACCATGCCACGCACACCTTTATGGacctgagggagagacagaaacacagattGAATGTAAAGTACACAGAACAAAAATTAAGTAGCCTTGTCCAAGCCAGAACGGCCAATAGGGCAGGAGCCTATATCCTGTTACTGTAGCgtaaggcagcttgatgtacagaaCAAGTATACCCCCTAaacaggatgctagtctatcgCAGGAAGATATTGTAATATTATCTTCATTTCATCTTCTGTGGCAATACTTGCACATGTATGCCATAAATGCATTCAATAATGTATCAAACAAACGCATTTGATAAGTAACCAATCCAAGCCCTGAAATGCATTAATTAATTATTATCAAACACACTCAATAACTCATCAACGCATTTGTAAACTTATCGAATGAATTTGTATTACATGACCCCAGGTCAGAGGTCAAGGGTATTACTGACCTCCACCAGCATGCTGAGCAGTGCCTTCCTGTTCTCAGCCCACAGCGTGGCCAGCTGCTCGGCTGGGGGGAACAGACAGCAGCCTGTATACACCGTGATCTCTGGACAGTGGCCAAAGTCCACACTGAAGTCctagaaagaaagacagacagagacagacagatcagAATAGCCATATTGACAACCAGTAAAGCTTAGTCCAGAATGGCCACTGTACTTTAAAATCAAACACAATTGACCAGGCTCTTAGACAGTTAGTTGAAGTTAAATACAGACTTAGCAGTGGAAGTCGTGTCATTCCAGGACTCAACAAGCAGATGCCTCTTTGGGCCGGGTGACAGAACAACCCTTCTCTTGTGAGAGATATAGCATTAGATAGCATTAGGAAGTAGGGTATGAAACATACCTTCATACTGCCCATGTGACTTTGTCTCTCTGCTGCCCTGAGTACTCCATCTGGGATGTTACccactggggagagaggagaagaggaagatgaaACATAGGAGTCAGTAGATGTATATAAGCCATCTTTTCCAATTCACCACTTG harbors:
- the LOC139548863 gene encoding Golgi SNAP receptor complex member 1 isoform X1 yields the protein MAGGSSNYWEDLRKQARQLENELDLKLVSLSKLCTSYSSSRDGRRGDSNSDTAPLLNNSTQDRMFETMSVEIEQLLAKLTGVNDKMAEYTSTPGVTSLNAALMHTLQRHRDILQDYTHEFHKTKANFLAIREREDLLGSVRKDIETYKSGSGVNNRRTELFLKEHEHLRNSDRLMDDTISIAMATKENMTSQRGLLKSIQSRVNTLANRFPAINNLVQRINLRKRRDSLILGGVIGVCTILLLLYAFH
- the LOC139548863 gene encoding Golgi SNAP receptor complex member 1 isoform X2 yields the protein MFDLRKQARQLENELDLKLVSLSKLCTSYSSSRDGRRGDSNSDTAPLLNNSTQDRMFETMSVEIEQLLAKLTGVNDKMAEYTSTPGVTSLNAALMHTLQRHRDILQDYTHEFHKTKANFLAIREREDLLGSVRKDIETYKSGSGVNNRRTELFLKEHEHLRNSDRLMDDTISIAMATKENMTSQRGLLKSIQSRVNTLANRFPAINNLVQRINLRKRRDSLILGGVIGVCTILLLLYAFH